One genomic window of Bacillus mycoides includes the following:
- a CDS encoding ArsR/SmtB family transcription factor: MAGNKIETQQEACSQTVIHEEIVDQVKQTIPTDESLSKVAELFKVLGDRTRTRILHALFEAEMCVCDLAYLLGMTQSSISHQLRVLKQAKLVKNRKEGKVVYYSLADQHVIHIFEQAFEHVNEEE; the protein is encoded by the coding sequence ATGGCTGGAAATAAAATAGAAACGCAACAGGAAGCATGTTCTCAAACGGTAATTCACGAGGAAATCGTGGATCAAGTAAAACAAACAATTCCGACTGATGAAAGTTTAAGTAAAGTAGCAGAATTATTTAAAGTATTAGGTGACCGTACACGTACGAGAATATTACATGCATTATTTGAAGCTGAAATGTGTGTTTGTGATTTAGCTTATTTATTAGGAATGACGCAATCTTCAATCTCACATCAGCTTCGTGTATTAAAGCAAGCAAAGCTTGTAAAGAACCGTAAAGAAGGAAAGGTAGTTTATTATTCATTAGCTGATCAACACGTAATTCATATCTTCGAGCAAGCGTTTGAACACGTAAACGAGGAAGAATAA
- a CDS encoding heavy metal translocating P-type ATPase — protein sequence MAEALVKKKLMLEGLDCANCAMKIEKGVGNIEGVTSCSVNFATKTMLLETPQNKENQVVTEAKQLVTKLEPHIKVQEEQKTKSIKEVFVLEGLDCANCAMKIENKVKEMPTVSEATVDFVSKKLRVEVTNKREIESTVQNIKNVVQKLEPDVKVVREEEKGHDHGHDHGDGNVKKMIGRLVVGGILTGIAALAGLPQMITIPLFVLAYLLIGGDIVWRAVRNITRGQVFDENFLMAIATLGAFAIQQYPEAVAVMLFYQVGELFQSIAVNRSRKSITSLMDIRPDYANVKFGNETKQVSPEDVQIGEYIIVKPGEKVPLDGKVIEGTSMMDTSALTGESVPREVEVGNDVLSGFVNQNGVLIVEVTKEFGESTVSKILDLVQNASSKKAPTENFITKFARYYTPVVVITAAIMAFIPPLILEGATFSDWIYRALVFLVISCPCALVVSIPLGFFGGIGGASKSGILVKGSNYLEALNDVKYIVFDKTGTLTKGVFKVTKMEPSEGITAEELLEYAAFAEVYSNHPIAQSIRNAYGKSIDENAIEDYSEISGHGTVVKAQGKEIFAGNAKLMSKENITFKQPNTVGTLVHVAVDGKYAGYIVISDEVKEDSKQAIQKLKELGIKKTVMLTGDAKSVGAAVGKELGLDEVHAELLPHQKVEEIEKIDAAKRGKEKIAFVGDGINDTPVLARADVGIAMGGLGSDAAIEAADIVIMTDEPSKIVTAVKIAKRTRSIVWQNIIFALGVKGLVLLLGAFGIATMWEAVFSDVGVTLLAVLNAMRVLRVKDL from the coding sequence ATGGCAGAAGCATTAGTGAAAAAGAAACTTATGCTAGAAGGTTTAGATTGTGCAAATTGTGCAATGAAAATTGAAAAAGGTGTTGGGAATATAGAAGGAGTAACGTCTTGTTCCGTAAACTTCGCAACAAAAACGATGCTTTTAGAAACACCGCAAAATAAAGAAAATCAAGTTGTTACGGAAGCGAAGCAACTTGTTACAAAATTAGAGCCGCATATTAAAGTGCAAGAAGAACAAAAAACAAAATCAATAAAAGAAGTATTTGTATTAGAAGGCTTAGATTGTGCAAATTGTGCAATGAAGATTGAAAATAAGGTAAAGGAAATGCCAACAGTTTCAGAAGCGACTGTTGATTTCGTATCAAAGAAACTACGAGTAGAAGTTACGAATAAAAGAGAAATTGAATCGACTGTGCAAAATATAAAAAATGTTGTTCAAAAGTTAGAGCCAGATGTAAAAGTTGTTCGGGAAGAGGAAAAAGGACACGACCACGGTCATGATCATGGTGATGGAAATGTGAAAAAGATGATAGGACGATTAGTAGTCGGTGGAATTTTGACAGGAATTGCTGCATTAGCTGGATTACCGCAAATGATAACAATTCCATTATTCGTCCTTGCGTATTTATTAATAGGTGGAGATATCGTTTGGAGAGCGGTAAGAAACATAACTCGCGGCCAAGTATTCGATGAAAACTTTTTAATGGCGATTGCAACTTTAGGAGCTTTCGCGATTCAACAATATCCAGAAGCTGTAGCAGTTATGCTATTTTATCAAGTAGGGGAATTGTTCCAAAGTATTGCAGTAAATCGTTCTCGAAAATCAATTACGTCATTAATGGATATTCGTCCTGACTATGCGAATGTGAAATTTGGAAATGAAACGAAACAAGTATCACCAGAAGATGTGCAAATTGGTGAGTATATTATCGTAAAACCAGGTGAAAAAGTACCGTTAGACGGGAAAGTAATTGAGGGAACATCAATGATGGATACTTCAGCGCTAACAGGTGAGTCTGTACCGCGAGAAGTAGAAGTTGGTAATGACGTATTAAGTGGTTTTGTAAACCAAAATGGTGTATTAATTGTTGAAGTTACAAAAGAGTTCGGTGAATCGACTGTATCGAAAATTTTAGACTTAGTACAAAATGCAAGTAGCAAAAAAGCACCAACAGAAAACTTTATTACGAAGTTTGCACGTTATTACACTCCTGTTGTAGTTATAACAGCAGCAATAATGGCATTTATTCCACCACTTATTTTAGAGGGTGCTACATTCTCCGATTGGATTTATAGAGCGTTAGTGTTCTTAGTAATCTCTTGTCCATGTGCGCTCGTTGTATCGATTCCTCTTGGATTCTTTGGCGGTATTGGTGGGGCATCTAAAAGTGGTATTTTAGTAAAAGGAAGTAACTATTTAGAAGCATTGAATGATGTGAAATATATCGTTTTTGATAAAACAGGAACATTAACAAAAGGTGTCTTTAAAGTTACGAAGATGGAGCCTAGTGAAGGTATTACAGCTGAAGAGCTATTAGAATATGCAGCATTTGCAGAAGTATATTCAAATCATCCGATTGCACAATCTATTCGAAATGCATATGGAAAATCAATCGATGAAAATGCTATTGAAGACTATAGTGAAATTTCTGGTCATGGTACGGTTGTAAAAGCACAAGGAAAAGAAATTTTCGCAGGTAATGCTAAATTAATGAGCAAAGAAAACATTACATTTAAGCAACCCAATACAGTAGGTACACTCGTTCATGTTGCTGTAGATGGTAAATATGCGGGTTACATCGTTATCTCTGATGAGGTAAAAGAGGATTCAAAACAAGCAATTCAAAAGTTAAAAGAACTAGGTATTAAGAAGACAGTCATGTTAACTGGTGATGCAAAATCAGTTGGTGCAGCTGTTGGTAAAGAATTAGGTTTAGATGAAGTTCATGCCGAATTATTACCACACCAAAAAGTAGAAGAAATCGAAAAAATTGATGCAGCAAAACGCGGTAAAGAAAAGATTGCATTTGTTGGTGATGGTATTAATGATACACCAGTATTAGCACGAGCAGACGTTGGTATTGCGATGGGCGGTTTAGGGTCAGATGCAGCAATTGAAGCTGCTGACATCGTTATTATGACTGATGAGCCTTCAAAAATTGTGACAGCAGTAAAAATTGCAAAACGTACACGTAGCATCGTATGGCAAAATATTATATTTGCATTAGGGGTAAAAGGGTTAGTGTTATTACTCGGCGCCTTTGGTATTGCAACAATGTGGGAAGCGGTCTTCTCAGATGTTGGTGTGACGCTACTTGCAGTTTTAAATGCAATGCGTGTACTGAGAGTGAAAGATTTATAA
- a CDS encoding NprX family peptide pheromone, which produces MKKIIIGALALVAVLVVLEPQYAWTSDIYGQGEKVVEVINS; this is translated from the coding sequence ATGAAGAAAATAATTATTGGTGCTTTGGCTTTGGTAGCTGTATTAGTGGTATTGGAACCGCAATATGCTTGGACATCGGATATCTATGGTCAAGGAGAGAAAGTAGTTGAAGTGATAAACTCTTAA
- a CDS encoding nicotinate phosphoribosyltransferase has protein sequence MNHYKDDSYALHTDLYQINMAYTYWKDGIHTRRSVFDLYFRKLPFENGYAVFAGLEKIVEYIENFSFTESDLAYLAELQFEEDFLHYLQNMKFTGIIRSMQEGEVVFNNEPLLRVDAPLGEAQIIETALLNIVNYQTLIATKAARMKHAANNDELLEFGTRRAHEFDAALWGTRAAFIGGFSSTSNVRAGKRFGIPVAGTHAHSFVQAYRDEYVAFKKYAETHKKCVFLVDTYDTLKSGVPNAIRVAKEFGDRINFYGIRLDSGDMAYLSKEARKQLDEAGFTNTKIIASSDLDEYTIMHLKSQGAKIDVWGVGTKLITAFEQPALGAVYKLVAIEDTDGKLNDTIKISSNPEKITTPGLKRIYRIINRVNDHAEGDYIALESEEPGKEERLKMFHPVHTYISKFVTNFEARELHQDIFVNGKRTYELPNILDIQKYNERSLSLFWEEYMRTLNPEEYPVDLSQECWDHKMNYIQTVREKVAKNIQK, from the coding sequence ATGAATCATTATAAAGACGATAGTTACGCCTTACATACAGATTTATATCAAATCAACATGGCTTATACATATTGGAAAGATGGTATTCATACTCGCCGTTCTGTTTTTGATCTATACTTTCGAAAGCTTCCGTTTGAAAACGGCTATGCTGTTTTTGCTGGGCTTGAAAAAATTGTAGAGTACATAGAAAATTTCAGCTTTACCGAAAGTGATCTCGCTTATTTAGCCGAGCTGCAATTTGAAGAAGACTTCCTTCATTATTTACAAAATATGAAGTTCACTGGAATAATTCGTAGTATGCAAGAAGGCGAAGTTGTTTTTAATAATGAGCCTTTATTACGTGTCGATGCACCACTTGGCGAGGCACAAATAATTGAAACCGCCCTCTTAAATATTGTAAATTACCAAACATTAATTGCTACAAAAGCTGCACGTATGAAGCACGCTGCAAATAACGATGAGCTTTTAGAGTTCGGTACAAGGCGTGCTCATGAGTTTGATGCTGCCCTTTGGGGAACACGAGCTGCTTTCATTGGCGGTTTCTCTTCTACAAGTAACGTTCGGGCAGGGAAACGCTTTGGCATCCCTGTAGCCGGCACACATGCCCACTCTTTCGTTCAAGCATATCGTGATGAATATGTTGCGTTTAAAAAATATGCTGAAACACATAAAAAATGCGTATTTCTCGTCGATACATACGACACTTTGAAATCTGGTGTTCCAAATGCGATTCGTGTCGCAAAAGAATTCGGGGATCGTATCAATTTTTATGGCATTCGCCTGGATAGTGGTGATATGGCATATTTATCAAAGGAAGCAAGAAAACAACTTGATGAAGCTGGATTTACAAACACAAAAATTATCGCTTCTAGCGATTTAGATGAATATACGATTATGCATTTGAAATCTCAAGGGGCAAAGATTGATGTATGGGGTGTTGGCACAAAGCTGATTACAGCCTTTGAGCAACCAGCATTAGGGGCTGTTTACAAACTAGTCGCTATTGAAGATACTGACGGAAAATTAAATGATACAATTAAAATTTCATCTAACCCTGAAAAAATTACCACTCCAGGACTTAAACGAATTTATCGTATTATTAACCGTGTTAACGATCATGCAGAAGGCGATTATATTGCGTTAGAGTCAGAAGAACCTGGAAAAGAAGAACGTTTAAAAATGTTCCATCCTGTTCACACATATATAAGTAAATTCGTAACAAACTTTGAAGCACGCGAACTGCATCAAGATATTTTCGTTAACGGTAAAAGAACGTATGAATTACCCAATATATTAGATATCCAAAAATATAACGAACGCAGCCTCTCACTATTTTGGGAAGAGTATATGCGAACTTTAAACCCTGAAGAGTACCCTGTCGATTTAAGCCAAGAATGTTGGGATCATAAAATGAATTATATTCAAACTGTTCGAGAAAAGGTTGCGAAAAATATACAAAAATAA
- a CDS encoding amino acid permease, with product MANLFKKKSVTQLLGESKSKTLTKTLGAFDLTMLGIGAIIGTGVLVLTGLVAARDAGPAVIFSFMIAAIVCGFAALCYAEVASALPVSGSVYTYSYATIGEFVAHLMGWTLLSVYVVTTAAVAGGWTGYFNNLVSGLGIEIPKALLTIPAQGGMVNLPAVIVTLVITWLLSRGTKESKRVNNIMVLIKIGIVVLFIAVGVFYVKPENWIPFAPYGLSGVFAGGAAVFFAFLGFDALATSAEEVKNPQRDLPIGIIASLVICTIIYVVVCLVMTGMVSYKELDVPEAMAYVLEVVGQDKVAGVIAIGAVIGIMAVIFAYIYATTRVFFAMSRDGLLPKSFAKINKKTEAPTFSVWLTGIGSALIAGFIDLKELSNLANIGALLTFAMVGVTVIILRKTHPKLQRGFMVPLVPILPIISVASCLFLMVNLPLKTWIYFGVWLAIGVVVYFVYSKKHSHLKDDGSSQDSLEKAN from the coding sequence GTGGCCAACCTATTTAAAAAGAAATCCGTTACGCAATTGTTAGGGGAAAGTAAAAGTAAAACTTTGACGAAAACGCTAGGGGCATTTGACCTAACAATGCTAGGGATTGGTGCGATAATTGGTACAGGAGTTCTAGTATTAACGGGATTAGTAGCAGCAAGAGATGCTGGTCCAGCAGTTATTTTTTCATTCATGATTGCAGCAATTGTTTGTGGATTTGCAGCTTTATGTTATGCAGAGGTTGCATCTGCACTTCCTGTTTCAGGTAGTGTGTACACATATTCATATGCAACAATTGGTGAGTTTGTTGCCCATTTAATGGGATGGACATTGCTATCCGTATATGTCGTAACAACTGCCGCAGTAGCTGGCGGATGGACAGGTTATTTCAATAATTTAGTGAGCGGATTGGGAATTGAAATTCCTAAAGCATTGTTAACGATTCCAGCGCAAGGTGGTATGGTGAACTTACCCGCAGTTATCGTTACGTTGGTGATAACTTGGTTATTATCACGTGGTACAAAAGAAAGTAAGCGTGTGAATAACATAATGGTATTAATTAAAATTGGTATTGTTGTTTTATTCATTGCAGTTGGTGTATTCTACGTGAAACCAGAAAACTGGATACCATTTGCACCGTACGGCTTAAGTGGAGTCTTCGCCGGAGGAGCAGCAGTATTCTTCGCTTTCTTAGGATTTGATGCATTAGCAACTTCTGCTGAAGAAGTGAAAAATCCACAACGTGATTTGCCGATTGGTATTATTGCTTCATTAGTCATTTGTACAATCATTTATGTTGTAGTTTGTCTCGTTATGACAGGTATGGTTTCTTATAAGGAATTAGATGTACCTGAAGCGATGGCCTATGTATTAGAAGTTGTAGGACAAGATAAAGTGGCTGGTGTAATCGCTATTGGAGCTGTAATTGGTATTATGGCTGTAATTTTCGCATACATCTACGCTACGACACGTGTATTCTTCGCTATGAGCCGTGACGGTTTATTGCCAAAATCTTTTGCGAAAATTAACAAGAAGACAGAAGCACCAACATTTTCAGTTTGGTTAACAGGAATTGGTAGTGCTTTAATTGCCGGATTTATCGATTTAAAAGAATTGTCGAATTTAGCGAATATTGGAGCGTTATTAACATTTGCGATGGTTGGTGTAACTGTCATCATTCTTCGTAAAACGCATCCGAAATTACAACGTGGATTTATGGTACCACTTGTACCGATCTTACCGATTATTTCAGTTGCAAGCTGTCTATTCTTAATGGTAAATCTACCGTTAAAAACATGGATATACTTCGGTGTTTGGTTAGCAATCGGAGTGGTTGTATACTTTGTTTATTCGAAAAAACATAGTCATTTAAAAGACGATGGAAGTTCGCAAGATAGTTTAGAAAAAGCTAATTAA
- a CDS encoding tetratricopeptide repeat protein, with product MQQTLEKIGKQVFYKRLQQKMTQEELCQGICSVSYLSKIENGKIEASEEILQLLCTRLEIAVTDLRDVEEDVKVKLDEWLNALIHLDKQQVERIYEELQGEIKHVVDFEIINYYKLLYTRYLIMKRDFPAVEEELESLKKMYKKYSPFQKLLYTYSKGLYYFLQHKYKRALEYLARTEVMAKEQGYHENGIYFNLALVYNELEVEHMTLHFANVAMEGFKNEYKFRYVINCQLLIALSYIQKKQYNEALSIYNNILREANSFADKESITAIALNNLGFLYYNLKDYAKAKDYYLQCLQYKKEEDLNYIDAVYEIALQCIELKEFEEAKDWIGKGIDVAKRDEKYKSMLYILLMLKYKYFETKDVYKKFLEVEAIPFFRGEENKKELKMVYLELAGYHEELLEFRESNNYYKLAINLLEEKGGK from the coding sequence ATGCAACAAACATTAGAAAAAATAGGCAAGCAAGTCTTTTATAAACGGCTACAGCAAAAAATGACACAAGAAGAATTATGTCAGGGCATTTGTTCTGTCTCATATTTAAGTAAGATCGAAAATGGAAAGATTGAAGCATCAGAAGAAATTCTACAATTGCTCTGCACAAGACTAGAAATTGCTGTGACAGATTTGAGAGATGTAGAAGAAGATGTGAAGGTGAAGTTGGACGAGTGGTTGAATGCACTAATTCATTTGGACAAGCAACAGGTAGAACGCATATATGAAGAGTTACAAGGTGAAATAAAACATGTTGTAGATTTTGAAATTATAAATTATTATAAACTGCTTTATACACGTTATTTAATTATGAAAAGGGATTTTCCTGCTGTTGAAGAAGAGTTAGAGAGCTTAAAGAAGATGTACAAAAAGTATTCACCATTCCAGAAATTATTATATACGTATAGCAAAGGGTTATATTATTTTTTACAACATAAATATAAGAGGGCTTTGGAGTACTTGGCTCGAACAGAAGTAATGGCAAAGGAACAAGGTTATCACGAAAATGGAATATATTTTAATTTAGCTCTTGTTTATAATGAATTAGAAGTTGAACATATGACTTTACATTTTGCTAATGTAGCGATGGAAGGATTTAAGAATGAATATAAGTTCCGTTATGTGATAAATTGCCAATTACTTATTGCGCTGAGTTATATACAAAAAAAACAATATAATGAAGCGCTATCTATTTATAACAATATTTTGAGAGAAGCAAATTCTTTCGCTGATAAAGAAAGCATAACAGCTATTGCTTTAAATAACTTAGGATTCTTGTACTATAACTTAAAAGATTATGCAAAAGCTAAAGATTATTATTTGCAATGCTTACAGTATAAGAAGGAAGAGGATTTAAATTATATTGATGCAGTATATGAGATTGCTTTACAATGTATTGAATTAAAAGAATTTGAAGAAGCGAAAGATTGGATCGGTAAAGGGATAGATGTCGCGAAGAGGGATGAAAAGTATAAAAGTATGCTATATATACTTTTAATGCTTAAGTATAAATACTTTGAAACTAAAGATGTTTATAAAAAATTTTTAGAAGTTGAGGCAATCCCATTTTTTAGAGGTGAAGAGAATAAAAAGGAATTAAAAATGGTGTATTTAGAACTAGCAGGGTATCATGAAGAATTATTAGAGTTTCGAGAAAGTAATAACTATTATAAATTAGCAATTAATTTATTAGAAGAAAAGGGAGGAAAATAA
- a CDS encoding class I SAM-dependent methyltransferase, whose amino-acid sequence MEAKVVVGAEGYNNNPGWLHTNEEELNLLKRETWLNKFQPNSLSVILAEHVWEHLSYEEGIEAAKICYEFLQDEGYIRCAVPDAFFPNEEYQQGVQVGGPGPLDHPAASHKIVHNYKTIVSMFEVAGFQVKLLEYCDENGEFQYNDWNEQGGFIYRSKRFDYRNQDGKLGFASLIVDAVKVNK is encoded by the coding sequence ATGGAGGCGAAAGTTGTCGTTGGAGCAGAGGGATATAATAATAACCCAGGTTGGTTACATACGAATGAAGAAGAATTAAATTTATTAAAAAGAGAAACGTGGCTTAATAAATTTCAGCCTAATTCTTTATCAGTAATTTTGGCTGAACACGTATGGGAGCATTTATCGTATGAAGAAGGTATAGAAGCAGCTAAAATATGCTATGAATTTTTACAAGATGAGGGTTACATTCGTTGTGCGGTACCAGATGCATTTTTTCCAAATGAAGAATATCAGCAAGGTGTGCAAGTAGGAGGGCCAGGTCCATTAGATCATCCGGCTGCAAGTCATAAAATTGTACATAACTATAAAACGATTGTATCTATGTTTGAAGTAGCGGGTTTTCAAGTAAAGTTGCTAGAGTATTGCGATGAAAATGGAGAATTTCAGTATAATGATTGGAATGAGCAAGGAGGTTTTATTTATCGATCGAAACGTTTTGATTATAGAAATCAGGATGGTAAATTAGGATTCGCTTCGTTAATTGTGGATGCAGTGAAAGTTAATAAATAA
- the ald gene encoding alanine dehydrogenase has protein sequence MRIGVPAEIKNNENRVAMTPAGVVHLVRNNHEVFIQKDAGVGSGFTDAQYVEAGAKIVDTAEEAWNMEMVMKVKEPVESEYKHFSEGLILFTYLHLAPEPELTKALIEKKVVAIAYETVQLENRSLPLLAPMSEVAGRMAAQIGAQFLEKNKGGKGILLAGVPGVKRGKVTIIGGGQAGTNAAKIAVGLGADVTIIDLSAERLRQLDDIFGNQVKTLMSNPYNIAEAVKESDLVIGAVLIPGAKAPKLVTEEMIKSMEQGSVVVDIAIDQGGIFETTDRITTHDNPTYEKHGVVHYAVANMPGAVPRTSTLALTNVTVPYAVQIANKGYKEACLGNTALLKGINTLEGYVTFEAVAEAHGVEYKGAKELLEAETVSC, from the coding sequence ATGCGTATTGGGGTACCAGCAGAAATTAAAAACAACGAAAACCGTGTGGCAATGACACCAGCAGGTGTTGTACATTTAGTTCGTAACAATCACGAAGTATTCATTCAAAAGGATGCAGGTGTAGGATCTGGTTTCACAGATGCTCAGTATGTTGAAGCGGGAGCAAAAATTGTTGATACAGCTGAAGAAGCTTGGAACATGGAAATGGTTATGAAAGTTAAGGAACCAGTTGAAAGCGAATACAAACACTTCAGCGAAGGTTTAATCTTATTCACATACTTACACTTAGCTCCAGAACCAGAATTAACAAAAGCGTTAATTGAAAAGAAAGTTGTTGCTATCGCATATGAAACAGTACAATTAGAAAACCGTTCATTACCATTACTTGCACCTATGAGTGAAGTAGCTGGTCGTATGGCTGCACAAATCGGTGCGCAATTCCTTGAGAAAAACAAAGGCGGTAAAGGTATCTTACTTGCAGGTGTTCCAGGAGTTAAACGTGGTAAAGTAACAATTATCGGTGGTGGACAAGCTGGTACAAATGCTGCTAAAATTGCAGTTGGACTAGGTGCGGATGTAACAATCATCGACTTAAGTGCAGAACGTCTTCGTCAATTAGATGACATTTTCGGAAACCAAGTAAAAACTTTAATGTCTAATCCTTACAATATTGCAGAAGCTGTAAAAGAATCTGATCTTGTAATCGGTGCAGTATTAATCCCAGGTGCAAAAGCGCCAAAACTTGTAACAGAAGAAATGATTAAATCAATGGAACAAGGTTCTGTTGTTGTAGATATCGCGATTGACCAAGGTGGTATTTTCGAAACAACTGACCGTATTACAACTCATGATAACCCAACTTATGAAAAACACGGCGTTGTGCATTATGCAGTTGCAAACATGCCAGGTGCGGTTCCACGTACATCAACTCTTGCATTAACAAACGTAACAGTACCATATGCAGTACAAATTGCTAACAAAGGCTACAAAGAAGCTTGCCTAGGCAACACTGCATTATTAAAAGGTATTAATACATTAGAAGGCTATGTAACATTCGAAGCAGTTGCAGAAGCTCACGGTGTAGAGTACAAAGGTGCAAAAGAATTATTAGAAGCAGAAACAGTATCTTGCTAA